The proteins below come from a single Prochlorococcus marinus str. MIT 9215 genomic window:
- the rimI gene encoding ribosomal protein S18-alanine N-acetyltransferase, with the protein MISIKQINKKDIDLCYELDSKTISLWSKKQWANEFKKEGTKILGLLFKNFVIGICVFQVVLDEAQINYFVVNQKFRKKGFGSYLMLYLIENCEKLSLKKLLLEVSQSNVSAERFYTRFDFYTVGVRKNYYKDGSHALLKEKKLTTK; encoded by the coding sequence ATGATATCTATTAAACAAATAAATAAGAAAGATATTGATTTATGTTATGAATTAGATTCAAAAACGATTTCGCTATGGAGTAAGAAACAATGGGCCAACGAATTCAAAAAAGAAGGTACAAAAATCTTAGGGTTATTATTTAAAAATTTTGTTATTGGTATTTGTGTTTTTCAAGTTGTTCTTGATGAAGCTCAAATAAATTATTTTGTTGTAAATCAAAAATTTAGGAAAAAGGGTTTTGGATCTTATTTAATGCTCTATTTAATAGAAAATTGCGAGAAATTAAGTCTTAAGAAATTACTATTGGAGGTTTCTCAGAGTAATGTTAGTGCTGAAAGATTCTATACTCGCTTTGATTTTTATACTGTAGGAGTAAGAAAAAATTATTATAAAGATGGTTCACATGCTCTTTTAAAAGAAAAAAAATTAACAACAAAATAA
- the lysA gene encoding diaminopimelate decarboxylase, producing the protein MEEKQSFLKQKIDLKSPNKNIVPITTTIGEDGKLSVGGCSIEELVKKYDSPLYILDESTLRKSCRAYKKALEKYYPGESLPIYASKANSSIFMSNLVSSEGLGLDAVSEGELLTALKGGVPNEKIVFHGNNKSDKEIDFAIRNNIKIIVDNDYDLKRLEGISNLLNHDLEIMIRFTPGIECHTHEYIKTGSFDSKFGFGIENLNNLFASISETKHLNLKGIHAHIGSQIFELDPHKDLGEIMVNVILDAKKFGHNIRELNVGGGLGIKYTQNDDPPSIDEWVKTISASVVEACKKHNLDLPILMCEPGRSIVSTAGITIYKIGAFKEIPGIRTYFSVDGGMSDNPRPITYQSNYSACLVKNPFNINSKNKYTIAGKHCESGDVLFRDIELANCKTGDLICVFGTGAYNNSMSSNYNRIPRPAAILVCDGEAEIIQKRERPFDLLRYDVLPDRFIK; encoded by the coding sequence ATGGAAGAAAAACAATCTTTTTTAAAACAGAAAATTGACTTAAAAAGTCCTAATAAAAATATAGTGCCTATTACTACAACCATTGGAGAAGATGGGAAATTGTCAGTTGGTGGATGTTCTATTGAAGAATTAGTTAAAAAATATGATTCTCCTCTTTACATTTTGGATGAAAGCACTTTAAGAAAATCTTGTAGAGCTTACAAAAAAGCATTAGAAAAATATTACCCGGGGGAATCTCTCCCCATATATGCCTCCAAGGCAAATAGCTCTATATTCATGAGTAACCTTGTTTCCTCAGAAGGTTTAGGACTTGATGCAGTTTCGGAGGGGGAATTATTAACTGCTCTCAAGGGTGGGGTACCAAATGAAAAAATTGTTTTTCATGGAAATAATAAATCAGACAAAGAAATAGATTTCGCAATTAGAAATAACATTAAAATAATTGTAGATAATGACTATGACTTAAAAAGATTAGAAGGAATATCAAATTTATTAAATCATGATTTAGAAATAATGATTCGCTTTACTCCCGGAATAGAGTGCCATACACATGAATATATTAAAACAGGTTCATTTGATAGCAAATTTGGTTTTGGAATCGAAAATCTGAACAATTTATTTGCGAGTATAAGCGAAACTAAACATTTAAATTTAAAAGGAATACATGCTCATATAGGTTCCCAAATTTTTGAATTAGACCCTCATAAGGACTTAGGTGAAATTATGGTAAATGTTATTTTAGATGCCAAGAAATTTGGCCATAACATTAGGGAACTTAATGTTGGTGGAGGCCTAGGTATAAAATATACACAAAATGACGATCCACCTTCTATTGATGAATGGGTAAAAACAATTTCCGCCTCCGTCGTTGAAGCTTGTAAAAAACATAATTTAGATTTACCTATATTGATGTGTGAACCTGGACGATCCATCGTATCTACAGCAGGTATAACAATCTATAAAATTGGAGCTTTTAAAGAAATCCCTGGAATCAGAACTTATTTTTCTGTTGATGGCGGAATGAGTGATAATCCAAGGCCAATAACATATCAATCAAATTATTCTGCCTGTTTGGTAAAAAACCCTTTTAATATTAATTCAAAAAATAAATATACTATTGCTGGTAAACACTGCGAATCTGGAGATGTATTGTTTAGAGATATAGAACTAGCAAATTGCAAAACAGGCGATCTAATATGTGTTTTTGGTACTGGTGCGTACAATAATTCAATGAGTTCTAATTACAACAGAATTCCAAGACCCGCAGCTATTTTAGTTTGTGATGGAGAAGCAGAAATTATTCAAAAAAGAGAACGTCCATTTGATCTTTTAAGATATGATGTTTTGCCTGATCGCTTTATTAAATAA
- the cdaA gene encoding diadenylate cyclase CdaA: MNFWGIINLKLLLDVLFAVGFGLLLFSRVKEQRTLWLLRGYLFLVSSAWFIQRYAYLPLTSKLIDAVVLACSLSLAILWQGELRRLMELLGTGRLAVLLGNPPKEFRATSTTISQLVDTAGKLSQNRRGALIVVDLGSDLRPEDFLYAGTNIEAQLSTDLLINLFATDTPLHDGAVLVKGNKIISAGVILPLSRQGISRYGTRHLAALGITERFDRCICIVVSEETGTLSLANQGKLERPITSSRLQELLLNLIGNQNSIGTNKSSLGKNSLSQNTNLSDNIINDSNEKETEKPAIFVNKKD; this comes from the coding sequence GTGAATTTTTGGGGAATTATAAATTTAAAACTTTTGTTAGATGTCTTATTTGCTGTTGGTTTTGGACTTTTATTATTCTCTAGAGTTAAAGAACAAAGGACACTATGGCTTTTAAGAGGATATTTGTTTTTAGTATCATCAGCATGGTTTATTCAAAGATATGCATACTTACCACTAACATCAAAATTAATTGATGCTGTAGTTCTAGCCTGCTCTCTCTCTTTAGCTATCCTTTGGCAAGGAGAGTTAAGAAGATTAATGGAACTATTAGGCACTGGGAGGCTAGCTGTATTACTAGGAAATCCACCAAAAGAATTTAGAGCAACTTCAACTACAATTTCTCAATTAGTTGATACTGCAGGTAAGCTTTCTCAAAACAGAAGGGGAGCTTTAATCGTTGTAGATTTGGGAAGTGATTTAAGACCTGAAGATTTTTTATATGCAGGTACCAATATTGAGGCACAATTATCAACTGATCTTTTAATAAATCTTTTTGCAACAGATACACCCTTGCATGATGGAGCAGTTCTTGTGAAAGGGAATAAAATAATATCTGCCGGGGTAATACTCCCTTTATCTAGGCAAGGAATAAGTAGATACGGTACAAGACATCTTGCTGCACTAGGAATTACAGAAAGATTTGACAGGTGTATTTGCATTGTTGTTTCTGAAGAGACAGGTACATTATCATTGGCAAATCAAGGAAAACTTGAAAGACCAATTACCAGTAGCAGGTTACAAGAACTTCTTTTAAATTTAATTGGCAATCAAAACTCAATTGGAACAAACAAATCATCCTTAGGTAAAAATTCTTTATCCCAAAATACAAATCTAAGTGATAATATTATCAATGATTCGAATGAAAAAGAGACAGAAAAGCCTGCAATTTTTGTTAACAAAAAGGATTAA
- a CDS encoding isoprenyl transferase, which translates to MSLEKVIDYKNSELLMKIDKQKLPKHVAIIMDGNGRWATRKGLPRSFGHKQGVSVLKKILKAAKNLGCKVITVYAFSTENWTRPTKEVDFLLNLFSEVLKNEIEEIHEESTKIKFIGDLTPFPKNLKEIISNAESLTKNNNKFLFNVCVNYGGRQEIVKAAKKLALKSSTGEIKPSEINEELFNSELLTGGIKDPELLIRTSGEKRISNFLLWQLAYSEIYISDVLWPEFNEHEFLKAIIDYQSRNRRFGGIESLPNESFEDSQYFS; encoded by the coding sequence ATGAGTTTAGAAAAAGTAATAGACTATAAAAATAGTGAATTATTAATGAAAATAGATAAGCAAAAACTGCCCAAACATGTAGCAATAATTATGGACGGCAATGGGAGATGGGCTACTAGAAAAGGCTTGCCCCGATCATTTGGACATAAACAGGGCGTTAGCGTATTAAAAAAAATTCTCAAAGCTGCAAAAAATTTAGGTTGCAAAGTAATTACTGTTTATGCTTTTTCAACTGAGAATTGGACAAGACCAACAAAAGAGGTTGATTTTCTTTTAAATCTTTTTAGCGAAGTTTTAAAAAACGAAATTGAAGAGATACATGAAGAATCAACAAAAATAAAATTTATTGGAGATTTAACACCTTTCCCAAAAAATTTAAAAGAAATAATCTCTAATGCAGAATCACTTACTAAAAACAATAATAAATTTTTATTCAATGTTTGTGTTAATTACGGAGGTAGACAAGAAATAGTAAAAGCTGCAAAAAAACTGGCGTTAAAATCTTCTACTGGGGAAATAAAACCAAGTGAAATCAATGAAGAATTATTTAATTCAGAGCTATTAACTGGAGGGATTAAGGATCCAGAATTACTTATAAGAACTAGTGGAGAAAAAAGGATAAGTAATTTTTTATTGTGGCAATTAGCATATTCCGAAATTTATATATCTGACGTACTTTGGCCAGAATTCAATGAGCATGAATTTCTAAAAGCAATAATTGATTACCAATCAAGAAATAGACGTTTCGGCGGTATAGAATCATTACCAAATGAATCTTTTGAAGATTCTCAATATTTTTCCTAA
- the bioB gene encoding biotin synthase BioB: MANSNNQLLKEIRFDWNKEEILEILNMPLIDLMWESQTIHRKFNKYDIQLASLFSVKTGGCEENCSYCSQSIYSASEIKSHPQFQVEEVLARAQIAKKEGADRFCMGWAWREIRDGKSFNAMLEMVSGVRDLGMEACVTAGMLTEEQAARLADAGLTAYNHNLDTSPEHYKNIITTRTYQDRLDTIKRVRNAGINVCCGGIIGLGETNGDRASLLKVLSNMNPHPESVPINSLVAIEGTGLEDNQEIDSIEMIRMIATARILMPKSKIRLSAGREKLSKEAQILCFQCGANSIFYGDELLTTSNPSFQSDRKLLKEVGVSFNKDFETREKTLSSL, from the coding sequence ATGGCTAATTCGAATAATCAGTTATTAAAAGAAATTAGGTTCGATTGGAATAAAGAGGAGATATTGGAAATACTTAATATGCCTCTTATCGATTTAATGTGGGAATCACAAACCATTCACAGGAAATTTAACAAATATGACATTCAATTAGCATCATTGTTCAGCGTAAAAACAGGTGGATGTGAGGAAAATTGTTCGTACTGTAGTCAATCAATTTATAGTGCAAGCGAAATCAAAAGTCATCCACAATTTCAAGTTGAAGAGGTTTTAGCAAGAGCTCAAATAGCAAAAAAAGAGGGTGCAGATAGGTTTTGTATGGGTTGGGCGTGGAGAGAAATTAGAGATGGAAAATCTTTTAATGCAATGTTAGAGATGGTTAGCGGCGTAAGAGATTTAGGGATGGAAGCATGCGTTACTGCTGGGATGCTTACAGAAGAACAAGCTGCCAGACTTGCTGATGCCGGTTTAACCGCTTATAACCACAATCTTGATACTAGTCCTGAGCATTATAAAAATATTATTACGACAAGAACTTATCAAGACAGACTAGACACAATCAAAAGAGTAAGGAATGCAGGAATAAATGTTTGTTGTGGAGGGATAATAGGTTTGGGTGAAACTAATGGCGATAGAGCATCTCTTTTGAAAGTGCTTTCAAACATGAACCCACACCCTGAAAGTGTTCCTATAAATTCATTAGTAGCTATTGAAGGTACTGGTTTAGAGGATAATCAAGAAATTGATTCAATTGAAATGATAAGGATGATAGCTACAGCAAGAATTCTTATGCCTAAAAGTAAAATAAGATTAAGTGCAGGGCGAGAAAAGCTTTCAAAAGAAGCCCAAATTTTATGTTTTCAATGTGGGGCAAATTCAATTTTTTATGGAGATGAGTTACTCACAACTTCAAATCCATCTTTTCAATCAGACAGAAAACTACTTAAAGAGGTAGGAGTATCATTTAACAAAGATTTTGAAACTCGTGAAAAAACATTATCTTCTTTATGA
- a CDS encoding rhodanese-related sulfurtransferase — MKSKIYKIISLYSFFPFQEKLIIDLKNKLLEIENENDLSGLLIFAREGINGTICAEKNVIDIVINLINKYADYRNLNIKVNFSKKKVFKKLKIKIKKEIVTMGVPEINPSENNGTYIDSTDWNKLIKNQNTIVIDTRNHYEVSIGTFQNSINPNTRNFSEFPKWVDDHLDNHLEDKESTNIAMFCTGGIRCEKATSLLKKKGYKNIYHLQGGILQYLDEISKEENLFEGECYVFDKRVALDQELEKGSYSICHACGMPVSIQDQKRKEYRKGIQCHFCIDQFSDDDRKRFEERQKQIDRLKVENHKIYKD; from the coding sequence ATGAAAAGCAAAATTTATAAAATAATTTCTCTTTACTCTTTCTTCCCATTTCAAGAAAAATTAATTATTGATCTAAAAAATAAATTATTAGAAATCGAAAATGAAAACGACCTATCAGGTTTATTAATTTTTGCAAGAGAGGGTATTAATGGAACTATTTGTGCTGAGAAAAATGTAATTGATATTGTTATCAATTTAATTAATAAATATGCAGATTATAGAAATTTGAATATAAAAGTAAACTTTTCAAAAAAGAAAGTCTTCAAAAAATTAAAAATAAAAATCAAGAAAGAAATTGTTACTATGGGTGTCCCTGAAATAAATCCTTCAGAAAATAATGGGACATATATTGACTCTACTGATTGGAATAAGTTAATTAAAAATCAAAATACAATAGTCATTGATACTAGAAATCATTATGAGGTTTCTATAGGTACATTTCAAAACTCTATAAACCCAAATACAAGAAACTTTAGCGAATTCCCCAAGTGGGTAGATGATCATTTAGATAACCATTTAGAAGATAAAGAGTCTACAAACATAGCAATGTTTTGTACAGGAGGAATAAGATGTGAAAAAGCTACAAGTTTGCTGAAAAAGAAAGGTTATAAAAATATTTATCACCTTCAAGGGGGAATCCTTCAATACCTTGATGAAATATCAAAAGAAGAAAACTTATTTGAAGGTGAATGTTATGTTTTTGATAAAAGAGTTGCTTTAGATCAAGAATTAGAAAAAGGCTCCTACTCAATTTGTCATGCATGTGGAATGCCAGTTTCAATTCAAGATCAAAAAAGAAAAGAATATAGAAAAGGTATCCAATGTCATTTCTGCATAGACCAATTCAGTGATGATGATAGAAAAAGGTTTGAAGAAAGACAAAAACAAATCGATAGATTAAAAGTGGAAAATCATAAAATCTATAAGGACTAA
- the lipA gene encoding lipoyl synthase: MRDNNLIKKEKILRLPSWIKFPISKASEFEKIQTLIKKSNIHTICEEARCPNRAECYASGIATFLLGGSICTRSCAFCQVNKGRPSSLNIDECTQVAEAVKVLNLKYVVLTSVARDDLPDHGANLFISTIDEIRKIDSKIKIEVLTPDLWGGGKNFDETNNLQTERLKMILEKDPICFNHNLETVERLQKEVRRGANYKKSLNLLKKSKDIAPHIQTKSGIMLGLGETLDEIKNTIYDLKKIDCDQITIGQYLRPSLNHLAVKKYWDPSEFEYLYHFSKELGFKKISSGPLVRSSYHAG, from the coding sequence ATGAGAGACAATAATCTAATCAAGAAAGAAAAAATCTTAAGACTTCCCTCTTGGATTAAATTTCCTATTAGTAAAGCTTCAGAATTCGAAAAAATACAAACACTCATCAAAAAATCAAATATTCATACTATTTGTGAAGAAGCAAGATGTCCAAATAGAGCAGAATGTTATGCCTCAGGAATAGCCACGTTTTTACTGGGGGGATCGATATGTACTCGTTCATGTGCTTTCTGTCAGGTAAATAAAGGTAGACCTAGTTCTCTCAATATTGATGAATGTACTCAAGTCGCTGAAGCAGTGAAAGTACTAAATTTGAAATATGTTGTTTTGACATCTGTAGCTCGAGATGATCTCCCTGATCATGGTGCAAATTTATTTATATCTACAATTGATGAGATTAGAAAAATTGATTCAAAAATTAAAATAGAGGTCTTAACTCCTGATTTATGGGGTGGAGGCAAAAATTTTGATGAAACTAATAACCTTCAGACTGAAAGATTGAAGATGATTTTAGAAAAAGATCCAATATGCTTTAATCATAATCTTGAAACTGTTGAAAGACTTCAAAAAGAAGTTAGGAGGGGTGCAAATTACAAAAAATCCCTAAATTTACTAAAAAAGTCAAAAGATATTGCTCCTCATATTCAAACCAAATCAGGCATTATGTTAGGTCTTGGGGAAACATTGGATGAAATAAAAAATACAATTTATGATCTTAAAAAAATAGATTGTGATCAAATTACAATTGGCCAATATTTAAGGCCCTCGTTAAATCATTTGGCAGTTAAGAAATATTGGGATCCATCAGAGTTTGAATATTTATATCACTTCTCTAAGGAATTAGGATTCAAAAAAATATCTTCTGGCCCTCTAGTTAGAAGTAGTTATCATGCAGGTTAA
- the recR gene encoding recombination mediator RecR, producing the protein MITYTKPLSKLIGHFEKFPGIGPRTAQRLALFILKQPESTIRDFSEALLEAHSNVGRCKKCFNLTSEDECEICKNTQRNQKLICVVAETKDLLALERAREFKGVYHVIGGLISPMDSVGPELLEIRSLVERVSKSEIDEIILALTPSVEGDTTSLYIGKLLAPFTKVTRIAYGLPMGSELEYVDEVTLARALEGRTNLN; encoded by the coding sequence TTGATTACTTATACCAAACCGCTTTCAAAATTAATTGGTCATTTTGAGAAATTCCCAGGGATTGGTCCAAGAACAGCGCAAAGATTAGCCCTGTTTATTTTAAAACAACCTGAAAGTACAATAAGAGATTTTTCAGAGGCTCTGTTAGAAGCACATAGTAATGTTGGTCGTTGCAAAAAATGTTTCAATTTGACTTCAGAAGATGAATGTGAAATTTGCAAAAATACTCAAAGAAATCAAAAACTAATCTGTGTAGTAGCAGAAACTAAAGATTTACTTGCTTTGGAGCGTGCCAGAGAATTTAAAGGTGTTTACCATGTTATTGGTGGTTTAATATCCCCAATGGATTCTGTTGGTCCTGAACTCTTAGAGATTAGAAGCTTGGTAGAAAGGGTTAGTAAGTCTGAAATAGATGAGATCATATTGGCATTAACCCCAAGTGTTGAGGGAGATACAACAAGTCTTTATATTGGAAAATTGTTAGCCCCTTTTACCAAGGTTACGAGGATTGCATATGGTCTCCCAATGGGCAGTGAACTTGAATATGTGGATGAAGTTACACTTGCAAGGGCGTTAGAAGGAAGAACAAATCTAAATTAG
- the psbP gene encoding photosystem II reaction center PsbP, translating to MKNIKFNPFNYLFLIFLCLTLSACSGGLNAGLEAYQSPDGRYAFLYPTGWTRVKVDGGPEIIYHDLINSNETLSLVISDVNKEVQLEQLGSPSEVGQTLIDKVIAPEGSGRQVKLINANKREASNHIFYDLEYELNLNEQARHELATVVIDRGTLYTFAVGTNEERWNKVDGMFSNVIESFNFLI from the coding sequence ATGAAAAATATTAAATTTAACCCTTTCAACTATTTATTTTTGATTTTTTTGTGTTTAACACTAAGTGCTTGTAGTGGCGGACTAAATGCTGGATTAGAAGCTTATCAAAGTCCCGATGGAAGATATGCCTTTTTGTATCCAACAGGATGGACGAGAGTAAAAGTCGATGGAGGACCTGAAATTATTTATCATGATCTAATAAATAGTAATGAGACCTTAAGCTTAGTTATTTCTGATGTAAACAAAGAGGTTCAATTAGAGCAATTAGGAAGCCCAAGTGAAGTAGGTCAAACATTAATTGATAAAGTTATTGCTCCAGAAGGTTCAGGTAGACAGGTAAAACTTATAAATGCTAATAAGAGGGAGGCATCCAACCATATTTTCTATGATTTAGAGTATGAATTAAATTTAAATGAACAGGCCAGACACGAATTAGCTACTGTCGTAATTGATAGAGGAACACTTTACACTTTTGCTGTGGGAACAAATGAAGAGAGATGGAATAAAGTTGATGGTATGTTTAGTAATGTAATTGAATCATTTAACTTTTTAATATAG
- a CDS encoding ABC transporter ATP-binding protein, giving the protein MSSKNNQNPIIRLYLNLIEERRLLFFAFLSSIINKILDLAPPVIIGLAVDIVVREQNSWIAGFGIKEVPAQLIFLAFASGIVWSGESSFEYLYSILWRNLAQLSQHKLRIKAYEHIQELDMDFFENDNTGRLLSILNDDINQLERFLDQGANQIIQLLITVLIIGGTMIFVAPKIALFAFFPIPIIFLGSIKFQRKLAPKYRDVRNKAGLLASRLNNNISGILTIKSFTKEKWELNRLNKESLEYQRSNKAAIKLSSAFIPLIRFAILFAFIAILLIGGFQTWNKTLDVGTYSFLVFITQRLLWPLTTLGHVLDDFQRSMASIDRVIDLIDTPIKIKDGKIKIESKDIKGEIIFNNVNFNYPGRDLTLKNINFKIENNSTLGIVGLTGSGKSTIIKLLLRIYDSNNGSITLDGISIKEINLRDLRKCISLVSQETYLFHGSVQENIAYGSINPSFKDIIKASKIAEAHKFIEQLPDGYKTTVGERGQRLSGGQRQRIALARAVLKDAPILILDEATASVDNETEALIQKSLSKITKERTTIVIAHRLSTIKNADNIVVIDKGKIVESGKHKKLLDQNKIYADLWNVQVGI; this is encoded by the coding sequence ATGAGTTCTAAGAACAATCAAAATCCAATAATTAGACTTTATTTAAATCTGATTGAGGAAAGAAGGTTACTATTTTTTGCTTTTCTTAGTTCCATAATTAATAAAATATTAGATTTAGCTCCCCCTGTAATTATTGGTCTTGCAGTGGATATCGTTGTCAGGGAACAGAATTCATGGATTGCTGGTTTTGGTATAAAAGAAGTCCCAGCACAATTGATTTTTCTTGCATTTGCTTCAGGAATAGTTTGGTCTGGTGAATCCTCCTTTGAATATTTATATTCGATTTTATGGAGAAATTTGGCTCAGCTATCGCAACATAAATTAAGAATAAAAGCTTATGAGCATATCCAGGAATTAGATATGGATTTTTTTGAAAATGATAATACCGGAAGGTTATTATCTATTTTGAATGATGATATAAATCAACTCGAGAGATTTCTAGACCAAGGGGCTAATCAGATTATTCAGTTACTTATAACTGTTTTAATTATTGGGGGCACTATGATTTTTGTTGCTCCAAAAATCGCTTTATTTGCTTTCTTTCCTATTCCAATTATATTTTTAGGATCAATAAAATTTCAAAGGAAGCTTGCTCCAAAATATAGAGATGTTAGAAATAAAGCAGGACTTTTGGCATCAAGACTTAATAATAATATAAGTGGAATTCTAACAATAAAAAGTTTTACTAAAGAAAAATGGGAACTAAATAGATTAAATAAAGAAAGCCTTGAATATCAAAGAAGTAATAAGGCTGCAATAAAATTATCTTCTGCTTTTATCCCTCTTATAAGATTTGCAATATTATTTGCTTTTATAGCGATTTTATTAATTGGAGGTTTTCAAACTTGGAATAAGACACTTGATGTAGGAACTTATAGTTTTTTAGTATTTATTACACAAAGACTATTATGGCCTTTAACTACTTTGGGGCATGTTTTAGATGATTTTCAGAGATCTATGGCTTCAATAGATAGAGTAATTGATCTCATAGATACGCCTATAAAAATAAAAGATGGAAAAATAAAAATTGAATCTAAAGATATCAAGGGAGAAATTATTTTTAATAATGTAAATTTTAATTATCCTGGACGTGATTTAACCTTAAAAAACATAAATTTCAAAATTGAAAATAACTCAACATTAGGAATTGTTGGTTTAACAGGTTCTGGGAAAAGTACAATAATAAAATTACTCCTTAGGATTTATGATAGTAATAATGGATCAATAACCTTAGATGGGATTTCTATTAAAGAAATAAATTTGAGGGATTTAAGAAAGTGTATTTCTTTAGTAAGTCAAGAAACTTATTTATTTCATGGCAGCGTTCAAGAAAATATTGCTTATGGCTCAATTAATCCAAGTTTTAAAGATATCATTAAAGCTTCAAAGATTGCAGAGGCTCATAAATTTATTGAACAATTACCAGATGGTTATAAAACTACAGTGGGGGAAAGAGGTCAAAGGCTCTCAGGCGGACAACGTCAGAGAATTGCCTTGGCGAGAGCTGTTTTAAAGGATGCACCAATATTAATATTAGATGAAGCTACAGCCTCAGTTGATAATGAAACAGAAGCTTTAATTCAAAAATCATTATCTAAAATCACAAAAGAAAGAACAACTATAGTAATAGCTCATAGATTAAGCACTATAAAAAATGCGGATAATATTGTTGTAATTGATAAAGGTAAAATAGTTGAAAGCGGAAAACATAAAAAACTTTTAGATCAGAACAAAATATATGCTGATTTATGGAATGTTCAAGTAGGAATCTAG